TCCTTATTAAATGTTGCCGTGACGATAGTCTGCCTTGTCAGTTCCTGTATTGGTTGCCGTGCGAGTCAAGCGGCAGTTAGGCCGGAGGATGTCACCGTGGTAACCTCACTACCCATGAAGAAGGTGCCAGTTCATATTTTTGCCATTGTCATTATCATGgagacacacaaacattaaCTATACACCTTGATGAACATCTTCAGCATGTGAGCAGACTTTCATGCAAAACAAAGGTTTTCACTACCATGTGGCTTCACTGATGCTTGTTTGAATGTGTTTGCTTCATCACACCTGAAAACAACCTCACATACAACCAAAGACAAATATATGCATAAACATACAGCTCAACAAAATTGAGCTCTGTTGGTGAAGATGAGAGATCTGTTATAAGAAACTAACTTTGCTTTTCACAAGTACTATTCCCCCAAACATATTCATTTTAGGCTGATGTTAATGGCATCTGACCATAAACAGCAATGTATACTAACAATGTATCAAGGCCCCTGTTGAACTGGTGTGCTGATGGCATTATGCAAGTATATGTGACATGCTAAATTATTGTGTAAACCTACCTGTTGACTGCAGATTATTACCAGTATTTATATTTTCGAGTTACATATGCACACTTTGATTAACCCCCTGATGCACATACAGTCATGGCAAAAATAAAGTTCACCTTCCTACAATTTATCACATCCATAGTTATTTGTCTTATTTATCAACTTCCGTAGACAAAAACCCCCCACACAGCTCAGCAATTTCTGAAATAGTCAGTGCAGCCTGTCTAGAACCAACAACCATGAGGTGTTCAAAGTCATTTCTAAAAGTCACCAGGTGAGTCACATAGCTCCAGAgatggacattccaggttcagaaagtgaaAGGTCCTCACAAAGATTTGTTCGGgattcctggattgtgttggttccacaaattttacctggCTGGCACttattagaaaatccagcaagcttgagtaaaatcctgggaaggagttttactttctgaacctggaatgtccacctctgctgGTGATCTGGATCTCAGAGTATTTTATACATCAAAGTTACTTCTAATAAAAAAATTGATAATaaatttataattttatttatttaataaaatttataataaataaaagtgcACATCTTAATAAGCAGCATGTAGCTGGAGTTTCTTATAAAACTGCAGCATGAAATTAAAGGTGTGACCTACAGAACAGCCATAGCCAATATGCATTTACCAAAGTAATACTGGAAAAAGCACTCAAAAATGCAAACAAGAGAACCTCCATGTTTGAACCCCCCACGTTTGCACCTCCACTTTTGAAGTTGAATGTTGAATGTTTACAGATTTGATTATTTGTGAACTTGCCATCAAAAATTTCTTgaattattatttgttttagtTTTGTTGCCTATTGTGGAGTATGTGTGTAGACTAGAAacactgaaaacatgtttttataGTCATAAATAAATGCATTAAATATATGTATTCTTAATCTACTCTATAATTTACTGccataaatacatacatttatTATAAAGTTATGAATTTTGTAAAAACATTCAGTGTGCTTAGGAACTGCAGGCTACACAACATGTTTGAGGATGCCACACTGTGTTAAAATGGTCAACAGAAGTAAGTGCTAAAGTTTGGTGGTGTCTTGAGTTCCTTTTCCATGCGGGTCATGTGGGCGCCCGACAGCAGTAGAGAAACGTGGCTTTAATTATTATGATAATAATTATTACGAGCAGATTCTCACCACTTGGATCTAAAGCAAGGGGGAAATTTGGGGAAATAAGCCATTTCAACTTATTTATCACTCAAATGATTCATTTAATATCCTTTATTACTTTAATACTTTATATTTAAAGAAAACCATAGTGTTTCactatttgtttgttgtttagttTATCATTCTGTAACCTCCAAATTAGTTTGAGTTTTGATCTTTTGTTTTTCTCCATTTCTTGACGTTTTCTTCTCTTTATCCTGACACCAGCTGACAGGACAACAAGGGTCACAGGGTAACAGGGTAACAACCGGTCCTCCCCTCCTTTGCATTGTTTGAACAGTTCAGGTATTGCCAGTTGCTTTTACCGATGCAGATAAACCTGTTGGGGCACATAGCACTGCTAACACATTTTTTTCTTGTGACTTAAAATCTTCCTCTCTGATATTCTGGCTCTCAGTTGAGACACAGCAGCTGTGAGAGGACGCAAGAGGAGTGAGACCAGGTTCGAGgcggagtgagagagagtgaaaccAGGTTAGAGACTGACGtgacgcagagagagagagaggcatagGGGGACATTTGAGTCAGAAGACCCCCGATTCCCTCCTGTGCGTGTGACCTATCAGTCCAGCATGTCTTACATGGCTGAGTCCTACGCCGGCAAGTCGTACGCAGGCAAGTCGTACGCGGGCAAGCCGTACACGGACCACTCGAACGCCGACAAGACGTACGCGGACAGCGCGTTCACGGACCAGGCGGTGAAGGACGCGTACGACGAGCAGATTCTGAAGGAGAAGAGAAAGCGCAAGGAGGCGGTGCACTGCGAGGTGGTCGCCCTGGTCTTCGGCTTCATCGGCTGCATCGGCGTCTCCGCCGTCACGGGTCTCCCCATGTGGCGGGTCACGGCCTTCATCCAGGAGAACATCATCGTCATGGAGACGCGCTGGGAGGGGCTGTGGATGAACTGCTACCGGCAGGCCAACATACGCATGCAGTGCAAGGTGTACGACtcgctgctctacctgccccccGAGCTGCAGGCGTCCCGCGGCCTCATGTGCTGTGCCGTCGCCATCTCCGCCATCGCCTTGATCATCTCCATCGTGGGCATGCGCTGCACCCGTCTCATCGATTCCCGGCCGCGCGTGAAGCACATTGTCCTGGTGACCGGCGGCTGCCTCTTCCTGGCCGGATGCCTGGCCACCATCATCCCCGTCTCCTGGACGGCCTACCGCATCATCCAGGACTTCTACAACCCTCTGCTGCTGGACGCTCAGCGACGGGAGCTTGGCGAGGCGCTCTACATCGGCTGGGTCACGTCCGCCCTGCTCTTCACGGCCGGCGTGATTCTGCTCTGCCGCCATGCACCACACACGGAGGAGAAAGAGGACCCGACCACGGTGCTgtacagagctggttacacccCCAACAGTCTCTACAAGCCTGGATACACCTACCAACCAGCGTACACCTACCAGCCGGCATATTCCTACCAACCGGCATACGCTGCTCCTCCACCACCAGGATCTGTGATCTACAGTCGGCCCAGTTACTGATGATCTGGACCCTGGGGAGTAAAACCAGGACAGGTGTTCTACACGAGAGAGGAAGCACCTCGCTGTTATccggaaaacaaaacacaagttCAAAACTCTTGTtttgttggggtttttttgttgGATTATTGGATGCGATTTCTACTGCGTACATTTAGCTAGATGTGAATCTCCTGCAATGATTGTAATCTTAAATTTGTATTGCTTTCTTGGTTTCCAGTGGACGTTTTCAGGACTTGTTCATGGATAAAATCTGCACACAAGTCGAGGAACTGGCACTTTCTGGGAAGGTGAATGTGATGTATTGCTTCAGGAAGCAGTATCACTCTCACTCGTGCGCACTCATATGCATTTATCTTCTTACTAATGACGCTGAACCACTGGGAGTACTGCGGTACTCTGATTCAGAAGAGTGCATTTACAAACATATTGGAATATATGTCATTTTTTTAAGCACTGGAGAATTTTGGAGAAATtgttaatgataataataataaatatttatatataaataacaaTGTACACTGTTTTATTTCTCATTACTAAATTCATGAACATTCTCTTCTGATGATGAACGTGAATTACTAGGTGAAGTCATTCTGTTCCAGGACAGACCTGGGTACACTGGCCAAACCTGTCTATGTGcatttttacattgtttgaCTGCACTATTACCAACCCAGAATGATCCTGGATCCCTCAGATGTGCAGACACGCCTAAAACACAAATGTACCCGCAGGAATTTGACTATCGCTACCGACAGAAGTCACATGCTTgccccacacacagcccacagCTCTCATGTACAGCACTGAGCAAGTAGTGATTTCACCTTTATGGATCAATTCAATATATTGCATATTCTTAAATATAGACACAATAAGGAATGAATGGGAATATGCTCATTGTAATACAATTTAGACCAAATCTGTTAAAACAGTGCTTTATAATGACACAGAAACAAAGCAGATGTGGACATCAACAGGAGGTGCTCACAGTAAAGTGGGAGagaatgttgtttttttatgtgAAAGAAAGGTGGATGTCTTTTTCAGACTGGTTGGTTGCATTTTTAACATGACTTAAGCAAAACCTCCTAAACGGTATGCTGTTTCTCAGTAGAATGTGGTGTTCTTTCCGCCTGAGTGGTGAGAATGACTGAGGCGTTTGTGTGCTATTAACAGAACTCCAGTTCAAAGAATGGTTCTGTTTTACAAGTGTACATAGCTGGTCAGTGGCTGGTCTCATGCGTGTGGTCTCACGTGTTTGGTCTCACGTGTTTGGTCTCACGTGTGTGGTCTCACGTGTTTGGTCTCACGTGTTTGGTCTCATGCGTGTGGTCTCACGTGTTTGGTCTCACGTGTTTGGTCTCACGTGTGTGGTCTCACGTGTTTGGTCTCACGTGTTTGGTCTCATGCGTGTGGTCTCACGTGTTTGGTCTCACGTGTTTGGTCTCACGTGTGTGGTCTCACGTGTCTCAGAGGCAATGTGCTCTGCCTAGAGACCCATGATGTAGTCGGGGAGGATAATGGGAGGATCAGGCTGTTTGAGGAAAAGCAATGACAAACGCTAGGAAAAATAACTGGACAACAatcaagaaaaggaaaaaagtaCATCGTGTCCGCGTTCAACTCCCACGTCTCCTGAGCGAAGATACCAGTTTCATGTTATGTTACACGTGCAATCTCAGATGAAAAGGTTTGTCATGGTACACCTATGTGTTCAATGTCATGTTACACCTACATTTTTTGATATACACTAAACTATACACATATATGTAGATATATAGGCTGATCAGTCCATTGTCCACACTAACTCCATGGTAGCATTTGGTTTGTATTCTGTTCTCTACATTTGTTGTTGGAATCTGGCCTTGTAAAAGTCTTTCCTTGCTATATTGTGAGCCAATACATGTAAAGCTGTATTTCCATTAATTAAAACAAGACAAAACAACGTAAACAAGGCAATTAGAAGACCAACAAGTTGTCTCAAATTAGCCATTTATACagccaaatgaaaatttcttttTAAACCAGCGCTTTTGCAATTTAACATAATTTGTAATAAAATTGGAAACTAAGTTTCTTACCACAACATAGCAACACTTTGTCTCACTATGACTAACATTCCTACTTGTACAACAGATGTGCAGTTCCTAGTGTTTGCGGTATTTGAAAACAACCTGAAATAAACAGTTTTTCCCAAGATAGTTCCAGGGACGTATGCAGTAAAGCACTCTTGGGATTCTCTGCTGACATAGCTCTTGTTAAGAAAACCTTATGTAGCTCTTTTTTTGTGGACAAGGTTATGAAAATGGTCACATGCTGTGTTACTGTTTGACGATGGCTTTAGGCAGTACAGAGTGCTCACAGTGACCATGCCAATGcatgtgcatgagagagagatagagataaagATAGTATAGTTTCCTCACTCACTGAAGtacagtttccagagaaacaggacagatttgttggtatatgtgtgtgtgtgtgtgtgtgtgtgtgtgtgtgtgtgtgtgtgtgtgtgtgtgtgtgtgtgtgtgtgtgtgtgtgtgtgcgagagagagagagtgaggcggATGGagacagtgtgtttgtgtgtgtgtataagggaGTGAACATGTAGTGGATGGCATGGCAGCgtttcctccccctcctcctccagtcACGGGTTCATATGATTTCATGGCAACGGTGTGGAGATCCCTCCCATCCTATTATCCAGCTCAGGGcccggggggaggggcgggAGGCAGCAGAGGTGTACACCTTTCACCAGCGCGCTCACAGGGACACAGAGGAGACCTTCAGGTGAGCGCCACTCCGCTTTCGTCCTTCGGCTGAGCCTGTCGCTACGGCCTGACTCCTCCTCGCTCTGCTCCGAGCATCTGATCCGCCTTTACACGGAGCCCCAGGTCTTGGAATGATTTGAAGCGGCCCCGGTTTGTTGCCGTCCCGAGTCTGAGCGCGCGGAAGGAAGATGGCGGCCCAGGGGCTGGAGATAGCAGCCATGTGCCTGACCCTGGTGGGCCTGATGGGGGCGGCGGCCAGCACGGGCATGCCCATGTGGAGGGTCACGGCCTTCATCCAGGAGAACATCATCGTCATGGAGACGCGCTGGGAGGGGCTGTGGATGAACTGCTTCCGTCAGGCCAACATACGCATGCAGTGCAAGGTGTACGACtcgctgctctacctgccccctGAGCTGCAGGCGTCCCGCGGCCTCATGTGCTGCTCCGTCGCCCTGTCCTTCATCGGCCTCGTCATCGCCATCGCCGGGATGAAGTGCACGGTCTGCATCCAGGGAGACGACGGCACCAAGCACAAGGTCCTCGTCGCCGCCGGCTGCCTGATTCTCCTGGCCTGCATCGCTTGCCTGATCCCCGTCTCCTGGACGGCCCACGTCATCATCCAGGACTTCTACAACCCCCTGCTGCTGGACGCCCAGCGGCGAGAGCTGGGCGAGGCGCTCTACGTGGGCTGGGTGGCGGGGGCGCTGCTGTTCGTGGGCGGGTGCATTTTCACTTGCTGCAGCGCCCCCGAGGATGAGGGTGTGAAGCAAAGCCACGTGGCCTACACCCACAACGTGCCCTACGTGGCTTACCAGCCCCATCCAATGGTCTTCCAGCCCAGGTCAGCAGCCGCCTACAGCTACTCATCCAGAGAGCCATCGTTCATCCAGCCGTCCCGAGAGCACTCGTTCATCCAGCCGTCCCGAGAGCACTCGTTCATCCAGACGGCCCGACAGCCTTCGTTGGTCCAGCCGGCTAGACACCAGTCTATCCGCAGTGCTGTCGCCTACCTGTGAATACTCGTCAAATGCCGGCAAAAGGAGCTTAAACGAGACACTTTGGTAATGCTGGTTTGTCTCATATGTATGTACTCCTGTACAGTACGTGTGTCTTGCGTACTGGTATGTATATAGATGGAGATGAAACACTTCTGTTTACCATAAATGGATCAGCTGTGATGTGTGGGGAGGAGCACTTGTCTTTTGTCCAGACATTTCTCCACTGTATTTAAGATGAACGATAAGGTATAAGAACTTAATAATTGACCTGTTCTTGTTTTGGAAATAACCACTTTGAGTCTTTGCTAAGAAATCACATTTCTGAGAAAGTTATGAGAATGGATGGTGGCTTTGCTGTATAATGTTTATGGACTATATGGATCatataaaaaacaataaaaaatgtattgtaTATTGTAATTGTACATTTAGGAAGAATGGGCCAGTATGTCCACTTAAtctttttgtttatttcagATTTATTCACATTTTATGCAGTTTCAGCTGTGTGCGGATGTGCTTTAGAGCGCTTCACCTCCATGACGGCCGTGTTATCTAAGGGCAGTGAAGGCGCTTGTGTGTGTCTTAGTAGTGCTGGCGCATGTACACAGAGGCGCGGAGTGTCTTGTTGATCTCTGTACCCTGAGGGCCCAGACAAACAGAGAGTGAAATATAAACTAACGTACAGCCATTGTCTAATATCCTTCAGCTGGCCACGCCCCTGCATCCTCAGTAACCTTACCACACAGGGCTACAACCTAACCAGGAAATGAAGAACAAATTGCTAATCCACTTTTTACTGGGAAGAGGAATGCATGTAGATTAATTTAGTTAGTGCTTGAGAACAGACTCCAGGTGTAGATTTAATGCAAGGGCAAGTTCCAAGGTAAAACTATAAAAGGAAAATTTTTCAAAGTTAGATTTAAACTCAAAAGTGTACAGGGAATAATTTGTCCAGGAAAAAATAATGACCTTTGTTAAATCTTTATAGGTTTTCTGTTGTGTTTACAGGGTATTGGGAATGAATGTTGAAGTAAAGGACTTAGTGATTCTTGGGGTTCTGGGTATATGGGTTATCCATGTCTAACAATAGGCAAGCTCATTTTTGGCAAATCCATCAAGCATACAGGAAAACAGGCagaacaggtgagagagaggggaggttcAGTATGTACTGAACAATTCGAGCTGGCGTTACTGTAAAACTACACCTTGAGATAACATGGACAATGTAGTCAAACAGGAAAATTAGATAATCCAAATCTACATGTTGTAGAGATTCAATACTTGTGTCCATAATTAACTTTTTGTCTACCATAATTATGTGTCTGTAATTACCTAGAAGTGTCAACGACCTTTAAACGTAATCACATAATCTCTTCTGTGAACTGTGTTTTAAAATTAAACATGCTACTTTTTTGTCTTACAAACTAAGCAGCTATTGATGGTAATATTTGCCAGTGTGATAAAGTATTTTTGGTACATATACTCATAGTACATATTAGCAGCTTGCTTCATTCAGCAAGAGATGACCTGACCCATGAGTTGTTGACCCATGGCTCCTATAAGTACGCTGACCTAGACCCTCTAGTGGTGAATCCTGATATTGTTCTTGTGCGGACGATAGCTCATCTTTGAAGCTAGCAGAAGGGTAGAACTACTGACAATTCAACACTTAAATGAAAGGAATGGGAAGCAGTGTTAAAGATGCAGACACAAAAACCCACAAAAACAAAGGACGAGGTAGTAACAGAAGGACAGTGGGAGTGCCGTTCTGTTTGGGTATATTCACAAAGTGCAAGATGGTTACTGTTATATCCTGCATGAGCAGGGCACAACAAACATTTGGTAACCAGAAGCCCTCATGCTCCCTAACCAATCCAGAAAGAGCGACCCGCTTCCCAAAACGCGAGAGACCCAGACTCAGCACTCTCTCCTCCGTTCTGTTCTTCTCCAGACGTACAAGCACGGCCTGGGTCTCGTTCTTGTGTGGATTTAACTTTACCCTTGGATTATACTCCAAAACCACAGACATCACACCTTCATCCTGGGAAAACTGCGTAGAGGTCCACTGGTGTAACTGGATAAATGCTCAGGTCTGTCTGATATTGTTTAGGAGGAGTTGTGACTCGGACCACTGACACAGGCTCGGGCTTTTTGTGTCAGTGTATTGCTGAAGCTTCAGCTCCTGTTTGTGAGGAGAGCACGTTTGTGGatttgtgtgcatgagtgtgtgtgtgtgcgtatacatTTGAGCAATGGTTAACGCATGTGAGATCATCGCTCTGTCCTTGGGTGCTATCGGGTTGGTGGGAAGTGCGGCCACGACGGGCATGCCCATGTGGAGGGTCACGGCCTTCATCCAGGAGAACATCATCGTCATGGAGACGCGCTGGGAGGGGCTGTGGATGAACTGCTACCGCCAGGCCAACATACGCATGCAGTGCAAGGTGTACGACtcgctgctctacctgccccccGAGCTGCAGGCGTCCCGCGGCCTCATGTGCTGCTCCGTCGCCTTGAGTTTTCTCGGACTGTCGGCCGCCGTCCTGGGTCTCCGTAACACGACCTGCTTCCAGGGCCAAAACCGCATCAAATCCCTCCTCATTACGACTGCAGGGGCGATGGAGGTCGCCGCTGCCCTCTGCGTTTTCATCCCCGTCTCCTGGACGGCCCACGTCATCATCCAGGACTTCTACAACCCGCTTCTGCTGGACGCCCAGCGGCGGGAGCTGGGCGAGGCGCTCTACGTGGGCTGGGTAGCGGGGGCGCTCCTCTTGCTGTCTGGGGCGGTCTTCCTGTCCTGTCGCTCTGCTCCGGACTCCGATCTCCTCTACCAGCCTGTGTACGGGACCGCAAACTCCACACTGACGCGTCTCcaacccctcacctccactcacAGCTCCATCACCACTTTCCCCCAGCAGCCCCGACAAGCATTTCACCCAGCCTACAGCCACACTGGAGCTCCCCCTGGTGGACAGCCTGCATACAGTGAAGTCCTGGTGAAACAAGCTAACATGGTGCCCATTTATCAGGACCAAGGATCTGTGCATGGCTCCCATGGCACATGGAGACACTCCACGCCCAGAACCTCCGGCAAACCCAGCCTGATGCCCGTACCTGCGCGTGCTGGTCTTGACGGGCGCACACGCAACATGGCCACTATGCAGACCTCCCAAAACGCATTGGCACCATTTGGATATGGCAACTCTCAGATTCAAGCACACAACCCACTGTTCCACTCTGGAGTGTACATATGAGGACAGTTACATTTAACCGCCTCTAACAGCAGATAACAGAGTAATTATAAATGATGTACACTGATCAGCCATAACATTAAAACTACTGACAGGTGAAATCAATAACCCTGATCATCTTGTTGCATTGGCAGCTGTCAGGGGGTTAGATATTAGGCAGCCAATGAAGAGTCAGTTATTGTGTttcagtaaaaaaacaaaaacaggaagCGTAAGGATCTGCGCAACTTTGACAAGGGCCAAATTGTGATGGGTAGATGACTCCAAAACAACAGGTCATGTggtatatttcccagcatgcagtAGTTAGTATATGTACCAAAGGCAGTC
This sequence is a window from Brachyhypopomus gauderio isolate BG-103 chromosome 16, BGAUD_0.2, whole genome shotgun sequence. Protein-coding genes within it:
- the cldn8.2 gene encoding claudin-8; translation: MSYMAESYAGKSYAGKSYAGKPYTDHSNADKTYADSAFTDQAVKDAYDEQILKEKRKRKEAVHCEVVALVFGFIGCIGVSAVTGLPMWRVTAFIQENIIVMETRWEGLWMNCYRQANIRMQCKVYDSLLYLPPELQASRGLMCCAVAISAIALIISIVGMRCTRLIDSRPRVKHIVLVTGGCLFLAGCLATIIPVSWTAYRIIQDFYNPLLLDAQRRELGEALYIGWVTSALLFTAGVILLCRHAPHTEEKEDPTTVLYRAGYTPNSLYKPGYTYQPAYTYQPAYSYQPAYAAPPPPGSVIYSRPSY
- the cldn8.1 gene encoding claudin-8 is translated as MAAQGLEIAAMCLTLVGLMGAAASTGMPMWRVTAFIQENIIVMETRWEGLWMNCFRQANIRMQCKVYDSLLYLPPELQASRGLMCCSVALSFIGLVIAIAGMKCTVCIQGDDGTKHKVLVAAGCLILLACIACLIPVSWTAHVIIQDFYNPLLLDAQRRELGEALYVGWVAGALLFVGGCIFTCCSAPEDEGVKQSHVAYTHNVPYVAYQPHPMVFQPRSAAAYSYSSREPSFIQPSREHSFIQPSREHSFIQTARQPSLVQPARHQSIRSAVAYL
- the LOC143477938 gene encoding claudin-8-like; this encodes MVNACEIIALSLGAIGLVGSAATTGMPMWRVTAFIQENIIVMETRWEGLWMNCYRQANIRMQCKVYDSLLYLPPELQASRGLMCCSVALSFLGLSAAVLGLRNTTCFQGQNRIKSLLITTAGAMEVAAALCVFIPVSWTAHVIIQDFYNPLLLDAQRRELGEALYVGWVAGALLLLSGAVFLSCRSAPDSDLLYQPVYGTANSTLTRLQPLTSTHSSITTFPQQPRQAFHPAYSHTGAPPGGQPAYSEVLVKQANMVPIYQDQGSVHGSHGTWRHSTPRTSGKPSLMPVPARAGLDGRTRNMATMQTSQNALAPFGYGNSQIQAHNPLFHSGVYI